The Bacteroidota bacterium sequence GCTTTGAGCAAAAACAGACATTGTTCCTACAATGAAGAACATTACTCCTAAACTAAAAATTGATTTTTTCATTTTATAAATTTTAAATTAAACAATTATTTATTTACTCACTCTCCCTATTGCACAACTCACAAACGATTTTGCAACAGAAAATGTATTATTATTACCTGTTTCGGGATAACCCAAAACTGATAATTTCTTTTTGTACTTATCAATATTCTTATCTACTCCCTCAAAACTAATTTTAACAATAGAATTTTCAATATCAATATCCACATTTGCAACTTCTTCAAACTTTACTAAAGCCTTTGTAATTGTCGATGCACAACCGTTACATTTTAAATTTTCAATCTTAATTTTTATTGTTTTCATATTTCTATTTATTGAACTGTTTTTTTACTTCTCCGCATTTTAGCATTATATCGCCAAAATATGGATTTTTGATTTCCGGTTCTTTACTTATCCAAAAACCACCTTTGTTGTCAAATGCCATTGAGCAATACTCCAAATAAAAGGTATTGTTAGTACTAATACCAAATATCTCAATTGCATCAATAATTTTGTTTGAAATTATACTAAAATGACTTCGTTTCATTTCAATACCTTCCATACTAATAATACTATTAATATTATCTTTTATAGGTTTTAATAACTTCATCCATTGATTATGAGCATCATCTTTTAGCAACGACATATCAACTTTGTTTAAATTAGCTAAAAGATTTACAGCTTCTATCTCAACAGCTTTCTCATCTGTTGCAACAAAAGCATCTTTCATTTTCAAATAAGCATTTACAAATGTTCCAAGTTGATTTTTGAATTTTTCGTCAACTTTTTCAGATATAGAAACATTAGGTTTTTTATTATTTTCCATTTCTTCATTGCTCATTTCATTATCTCCGTGATTATGACCAGTAGAAACTTTTTCGTCTTCCGGATTCATCATACTTTGTTTGCCAAGCAACTGAGCCGATGCATCAATCTTAAAGACACCGTTTGATGCAATTTCTTCTCCCTCTTTTAAACCATTGGCAACTACATAAAAACTACCTGTTTCCGGTCCCAAGGTAATTTCTCTGTGAATGAATGATGGAGTTTCTCTGTTTGCCACTTTTACGTACACAACGGCACGTTTGCCTGTCCACAAAATAGAAGTTTTGGGAATTAGTAATTGCTCTGAGTTACTTGCGGTTTTCGATTGCAAAATTCCGTTAACAAACATTTCTGGTTTAAAATCCAGATTTGGATTACTCATTTCCACCCTAAGCTGTGCAACTCTTGTATTTGCATCAATAAATGGGTCGATGTACGAAACTTTTGCAGAGTATGAATTACCTGGTAAAGATTGAAGTGTAAACGAAACTTCGTTACCCATTTTTATCCAGGGTAAATCGCTTTCGTAAGCATCAAACATAATCCAAATTCTACTTAAATCAATTACTTCAAACAAAGGACTTCCTTCTTTTACATAATTGCCTATTGACACATTTCTACGGGTAATTGTTCCCGAAATTGGCGATAGAATATCGAAATATATACTTGGTTCATCACTATTCTCGATATCATCTATTTGTGTATCTGTAAGTTCCCAAAGTTTTAGTTTATTACGTGTTGCTTTATAAAAAGATGGATTATCTCTTTTATACTTTGCCGCATCTAAGAGCTCTTGTTGGGCTGTATTTAATTCGGGCGAATATATAGAGGCTAATTTTTGTCCTTTTCTAACATTTTGTCCTGTATAATTTACATATAGTTTTTCTATTCTTCCACCAAAACGAGCTGTAAGTGTAGCAATATTTCTTTCATCTGGTTTTACTTTTCCTAATAAATGAACTGCTTTTTCAGAATCTCCACTTTTAACAATATATGTTTGCACTTCTGCCAATTTCATTGCACTTTCTGTCATTTGTATTTCGTTTGGGTCTGCTTCTTCGCCTGCATCATCGGTTTTCAATGGAATTAAATCCATTCCACAAATTGGGCAATCGCCCAGTTTATCCTGTTTTATTTGAGGGTGCATTGAGCAAATCCAGGTGGTTGGCTCAACAGTTTCTGATTCCGAATGATTGTGTCCTTCGTGATTCTCATTTGACGATGAGCCAAAGAATAAACTTCCAAGACTAATTCCAATCACGAGAGTAATCGCTATTATTACAATTTCTCTTATTCCTATTTTAAAAATATTTGATTTCATTTTTCTAAATTTTATAATCCCATTAAATAATTAATAAATGCAATTGAGGCTTGCTTATCAGTTTTTGCCCTTTCGAGTTCCAACGAATATTTCAAAACACTTTTATCCATTCGTAATATCTCCTCGAAATTTTTTCCGCTATTGGCATATTCATTTTCAAGCAATATGATGGCTCTTTTTGCCAGCTCGCTTTGTTTCGTGAATAGCACAGTTCTACGGTTTGCATCAGAATATTCGCTGTAAATCTTTTCGAATAATGTTTCTAAAGCATTAATCTGATTAAGTTTTTTATCCTCAAGAACTTGTTGTTGAATTACCATTTCATTAACCATCGCCGAATATTTTTTACGATACAATGGGATTGTAATTCCTACTTTTACCATTAAGGCATCTTTACCTGCATCAGGCGAAGTTCCCGAATTGCCAATTGCTGCATAATCTAATCCTAAAATAATATTTGGCGAGCCTTGCTTTCTGCTCTGTTGCTCGTTATGAGCAAAACTCTCTTTTATAAATTCTAAACTTTTAAGTTGATGATTGTTCATCGTCAAGCTATCAATTATTGCTTGTCTTGAATATTGCAAATCATCTATCCAAAGTGTTTTTGGTATTTGAATATCAGCATTATTTTCAACATTTAGCAGATTATTGAACTTTACAGAATTTACAAACAATTTATCTTTAAGTAGTGCCAAATTATTTTCTAAATCGTTTAGTTCTAATTCAACACGCAATTCATCAACACCAGATGCCGTTCCTGCCTCTATTCTGATGAGTGCCAAACGTTTAAGTGTGTTTAAGATTTCTATATTTTCTAAGCTAATATCTATTCCTTTTTGAATATAATACAAATCGTAGTATGTTGATTTTACATTAAAAAACAGATTAGATTTAGCATCTTCAAAATCTTCGTATTTCGATTTTGCTGCACTTATAAAAACATCCTCTTTACTATCTAAAGTTCCAAACCAAGGAAACATTTGTGTAAAGGTAACTTTGGCTTGCTGTGGTCCATTCTTAGTCTCAACGGGCATTACGAAATAGCCGAAAGTTAACTGTGGATCGGGCAAAGCTCCAACTTGCGGAATCTTCTCCAAACTTGCATTATATTCATTAAATTTTGCTTTAAGTGCAGGACTGTTTTTTGCAGCAGTTTCTAAGTATTGATTTAGAACATCTTGCGCAAACAACGAACTACCTAATGCAAGAAAAATCGTTATAATTATTATCTTATTTTTCATTCTCAACCTCCTTTTCCTTAATTAAACTACGCTTTAACAATCCTTCTTGCCACATACTGTAAAGCACTGGGACAACAAAAATTGTTAGTGTTGCTATAACCATTCCGCCAA is a genomic window containing:
- a CDS encoding heavy-metal-associated domain-containing protein, which encodes MKTIKIKIENLKCNGCASTITKALVKFEEVANVDIDIENSIVKISFEGVDKNIDKYKKKLSVLGYPETGNNNTFSVAKSFVSCAIGRVSK
- a CDS encoding efflux RND transporter periplasmic adaptor subunit; its protein translation is MKSNIFKIGIREIVIIAITLVIGISLGSLFFGSSSNENHEGHNHSESETVEPTTWICSMHPQIKQDKLGDCPICGMDLIPLKTDDAGEEADPNEIQMTESAMKLAEVQTYIVKSGDSEKAVHLLGKVKPDERNIATLTARFGGRIEKLYVNYTGQNVRKGQKLASIYSPELNTAQQELLDAAKYKRDNPSFYKATRNKLKLWELTDTQIDDIENSDEPSIYFDILSPISGTITRRNVSIGNYVKEGSPLFEVIDLSRIWIMFDAYESDLPWIKMGNEVSFTLQSLPGNSYSAKVSYIDPFIDANTRVAQLRVEMSNPNLDFKPEMFVNGILQSKTASNSEQLLIPKTSILWTGKRAVVYVKVANRETPSFIHREITLGPETGSFYVVANGLKEGEEIASNGVFKIDASAQLLGKQSMMNPEDEKVSTGHNHGDNEMSNEEMENNKKPNVSISEKVDEKFKNQLGTFVNAYLKMKDAFVATDEKAVEIEAVNLLANLNKVDMSLLKDDAHNQWMKLLKPIKDNINSIISMEGIEMKRSHFSIISNKIIDAIEIFGISTNNTFYLEYCSMAFDNKGGFWISKEPEIKNPYFGDIMLKCGEVKKQFNK
- a CDS encoding TolC family protein; this encodes MKNKIIIITIFLALGSSLFAQDVLNQYLETAAKNSPALKAKFNEYNASLEKIPQVGALPDPQLTFGYFVMPVETKNGPQQAKVTFTQMFPWFGTLDSKEDVFISAAKSKYEDFEDAKSNLFFNVKSTYYDLYYIQKGIDISLENIEILNTLKRLALIRIEAGTASGVDELRVELELNDLENNLALLKDKLFVNSVKFNNLLNVENNADIQIPKTLWIDDLQYSRQAIIDSLTMNNHQLKSLEFIKESFAHNEQQSRKQGSPNIILGLDYAAIGNSGTSPDAGKDALMVKVGITIPLYRKKYSAMVNEMVIQQQVLEDKKLNQINALETLFEKIYSEYSDANRRTVLFTKQSELAKRAIILLENEYANSGKNFEEILRMDKSVLKYSLELERAKTDKQASIAFINYLMGL